A DNA window from Pleurodeles waltl isolate 20211129_DDA chromosome 12, aPleWal1.hap1.20221129, whole genome shotgun sequence contains the following coding sequences:
- the LOC138267149 gene encoding leukotriene B4 receptor 1-like: MDPVNTTVEYGTHSRSSPGDQWVGDVLVPSLFAGVCFLVGVPGNGLVIWTILCKIPQRSMTVVVLLNLAVADFLVLITLPLWIHSFWDQWVYGLFMCRLLTYIVSFTMYASVFFVTVLSVQRFTAVVFPFASNFWQEKETIYGTVLSVWATSLALASTAYIFRSTTETNGTVLCNDWTYTSDQQEMVDISVEVVFCFLVPFLIMTVCYALVIRRMRRLKFQKKSKSGKLIASVIIAFFACWIPYHIMNMLNISAASLRSSNPKMSTILENAATEAENICTALVFLSSCLNPILYAFAARSFRGGLRGANFDKLFRQMNEDSGEKVTKNLHNPSASTDLSLHNPVGSD; encoded by the coding sequence ATGGATCCTGTGAATACTACTGTGGAATATGGGACACATAGTCGTTCATCTCCTggtgaccagtgggttggagatgtGCTAGTCCCTAGCCTGTTTGCTGGAGTCTGTTTCCTTGTTGGAGTTCCTGGGAATGGTTTGGTCATCTGGACCATACTCTGCAAGATCCCCCAGCGATCCATGACTGTAGTTGTTCTCCTGAACTTGGCGGTGGCTGACTTCCTCGTCTTGATCACGTTGCCCTTGTGGATCCATTCGTTCTGGGACCAGTGGGTTTACGGGCTATTTATGTGTAGATTACTCACTTATATTGTCTCCTTTACCATGTACGCCAGTGTCTTCTTTGTGACTGTGCTGAGCGTCCAGCGTTTCACTGCTGTGGTCTTTCCATTTGCTTCAAACTTTTGGCAGGAGAAAGAGACCATCTATGGGACCGTGCTGAGCGTCTGGGCTACTTCTTTGGCGCTTGCTTCTACTGCCTACATCTTCCGTTCAACTACAGAGACCAATGGAACTGTCTTGTGTAATGACTGGACATACACCTCCGATCAGCAAGAAATGGTAGACATCTCAGTCGAGGTGGTGTTTTGCTTTCTGGTTCCCTTCCTAATCATGACTGTCTGTTATGCTTTGGTCATTAGGAGAATGCGACGTCTAAAGTTCCAGAAAAAGAGCAAGTCTGGGAAATTAATTGCTAGTGTGATAATTGCGTTCTTTGCCTGTTGGATTCCATACCACATCATGAACATGTTAAATATTTCAGCAGCGTCCCTGAGATCCTCAAACCCCAAAATGTCTACTATTTTAGAGAATGCTGCAACAGAAGCAGAAAACATCTGCACTGCCTTGGTGTTTTTGAGCAGTTGTTTGAACCCAATCCTATACGCCTTCGCTGCCCGGAGTTTCCGCGGAGGGTTAAGAGGGGCCAACTTTGACAAACTCTTCAGACAAATGAATGAGGACTCTGGAGAGAAAGTGACTAAAAACCTGCACAACCCAAGTGCCTCTACAGATCTATCGCTGCACAATCCTGTTGGGTCTGATTGA